Proteins from a genomic interval of Stenotrophomonas maltophilia:
- a CDS encoding lipocalin family protein — translation MTSIRPLCAALLALSLAGPAVAASEPPSPHTSTSGAAALDAPIDLKRFMGTWYVIGRVPNFIERGHVASVNEYELRDAHKVGITYRYRDGFGEPLQEVRARASVDPDSGNHGWRTWFYRVVPTHSRVLEVAPDYSWALIGYPGREMAWIFSRTPDMDKALYKELAERLRDEYGVNTDKLKRVPQHPEQVGKLGYEVPNVR, via the coding sequence ATGACTTCGATCCGCCCGCTCTGCGCCGCGCTGCTGGCCCTTTCCCTGGCCGGCCCCGCAGTGGCCGCCAGTGAGCCGCCGTCGCCCCATACCAGCACCTCTGGTGCAGCTGCCCTGGACGCACCGATCGACCTGAAGCGCTTCATGGGCACCTGGTATGTGATCGGCCGCGTGCCGAACTTCATCGAACGTGGCCATGTCGCCAGCGTCAACGAGTACGAGCTGCGCGACGCGCACAAGGTCGGCATCACCTACCGCTACCGTGATGGCTTCGGCGAACCACTGCAGGAAGTGCGCGCGCGAGCCAGCGTCGACCCGGACAGCGGCAACCACGGCTGGCGTACCTGGTTCTACCGCGTCGTGCCGACCCATTCGCGGGTACTGGAAGTGGCGCCGGATTATTCCTGGGCGCTGATCGGCTACCCCGGCCGTGAGATGGCCTGGATCTTCTCGCGCACGCCGGACATGGACAAGGCGCTGTACAAAGAGCTGGCCGAACGCCTGCGCGACGAGTACGGCGTGAACACCGACAAGCTCAAGCGCGTGCCGCAGCACCCGGAGCAGGTTGGCAAGCTGGGTTACGAAGTACCGAACGTGCGTTGA